In Nitrosococcus halophilus Nc 4, the genomic stretch CTTTAAATCCTTAATCCCCTGTGCTATTTCCTAAAGTGTTGAGGTAATGCCGAAGCATTGAAATCAGGATCCGAATAACAGCACGGTTATAGCACTCCAATAGTATGTGGCTCCGATGGTTCCCCTGGAAGTTTTTTATTGGGCGCTTAGCAAGGGCCCACGGGCTAATTGATCCCGTACAAGTACTGGCGCGTCTGGAGAGCTTCGCCCAGCCCTCCGAGGTCAAAGAGCCCTTAGAGCTACTTCGCGCTGGCGTGGTTTTCCATGCCCGTGGTCTTCTCAACGCTGCCACTATCCAGCACAATCTGGATTGGATCTGGCCCTTTTGGGTGGAACGGCAGTTCGATCCCAAGGATGAAGCATTCATCCCCAGGGCTTTCTCCATCACCCATATCAACCTCACCCACCGGAACTGGACAGCCGTTGGAATTCCCGATGTTACAGAGCTGCCCATCGTCGATCCTCGGGGGCTGGTCACTCCATTTTGGGATAGTTGGTCTCTGGATAGCTGGGTGATTAGTGAGGACGGCCGTTGGTTGGTTCCCTCACGGCTCGATACGGTCACCCACTACCTGGCCCTTGAGGAGGGGGGTGCGGTGGTGACCGAAAGCACTGCCCAGGGGTTGCAACTCCTTTCCCGGGTTCACGTCGCGATGGAAGAGGGCATCCCCACTTGCCAGATACACCTGACGGCCCGCGCTGACGCGAAGGCTTGGTTGGCGGTGAGCTTGCGCCCTTATAACCCAGAAGGGGTGAGTCTGTTGCACAAGGTTCATTTGAGCGAGGATGCCAGGGGGTGGGAGCTGGACCACCACCGGCGAGTGCGCTTCAACCAGCCAATGGAACGGGCCCAATTTTCCGACTATCGCTCGGGTGACGTTCATACCCTGCTTCCAGCGGGAGCTGAGGCTCGTCAGGTCCACTGCAATGTGGGCATGGCGACTGCGGCGGCACTATTTACCATCGAACCAGAGCAGCCCAGGGAGCTTTTAGTGGGCGTTCCCCTCGCTGAAAAGGTGCAGCAGGGAGTAAATCCAGGGGATTCAGGCGCCGCACTGTGGCGGCACAGTCTTCAAACGTGCGCCAAGCTGGAATTGCCCGAGCGCCAATTCCAATTTCTCTACGATGCGGCGGTGCAGACCCTTATTCTCCATTCACCGACTGAGGTTTATCCGGGACCCTACACCTACAGGCGCTTTTGGTTTCGTGATGCCGCTTTTATCCTGCATGCCCTCCTTTGTGGGGGGCTGAAAGATCGGGTGGAACGGACTTTAGATACCTTCCCCTCGCGGCAAACCCAGGGGGGGTTTTTCCATTCCCAGGAAGGGGAATGGGACTCGAACGGTGAAGCCCTCTGGATTTTCCAGCGCTTCTGTCAATTGACAGGTCGCCCCCCTAAACAAGCGTGGCGGCGGGCGATTCTTCATGGAGGGCGCTGGCTCGTACGGAAGCGGTTGTCCGAGCAGTTGGAGGCGCCCCACGCCGGATTATTGCCAGCAGGGTTTAGCGCTGAGCACCTGGGGCCTAATGACTATTACTATTGGGACGATTTTTGGGGTGTGGCGGGGCTGAGAGCCGCAGCAGGGTTGCTAGAGTCCTACGGCGACGAAAAACATGCCCGTGAATTCCGTCTTGAATCGGACCGTTTCATGGCGGCCATTGAAAAGAGCCTGGCGGCGATAAAACCGGGTCTCAGTTATCCAGGAATGCCGGCCTCTCCCTATCGCCGAATGGATGCGGGGGCTATTGGTTCCTTGGCTGTAGGTTATCCCCTTCAGTTGTGTCCGGCCACCGACCCCCCATTGCTGGCAACCGCCTCTTATCTCATTGAGAACTGCTTTGTCGGGGGGGGCTTTTTTCAAGACATGATCCACTCAGGGATCAATCCCTACCTGACTTTACATATTGCCCAGGTCCTGCTGCGAGCAGGAGATCCCCAGGCGTTGGAGCTGATGCAGGCAGTGGCAGGGCTGGCTTCTCCTACGGGACAGTGGCCAGAAGCGATACATCCCCGGACTAGGGGTGGCTGCATGGGCGATGGGCACCACGTGTGGGCAGCGGCAGAGTGGGTGCTCATGATGAGGAACTGTTTTGTTCGAGAAGAAGAGGATCGCCTGATTCTGGCCTCCGGCATACCCATGAGGTGGCTTGAGGGGGGAGAGCCGATCTCTTATGGGCCGGCACCGACACCATTTGGGGATATCACTGTTTCCCTGCGGCCAGAGGGCGAGAACGTGGTGGTTCATTGGCAAGGACAATGGCGCCAAGAGCCACCCCAGATAGAGGTCTGCTTGCCGGGCCTTGCTCCCTTGCATCCCCCGGAAGGCAAAGACCAGGTGACGGCAAAGGGAGTCATACCCTTGTGAAAATTTGCATGCTGACCAATACCTTTACGCCCCATGTTGGCGGAGTGGCCCGCAGCATATCGAACTTTACGGCCGAATACCGTCGGCTTGGTCATCAGGTGCTGGTGGTGGCCCCCCTGTTCGAGGGGACCCCCTTGCAGGAACAGGACGTGATCCGTATTCCCGCCATTGAACATTTCCGGGGCAGCGATTTTTCGATACCTTTGCCGGTGCCCGGCAGGCTTGCGGCTGCGCTTAAAAAATTTGCACCTGATGTGCTCCACTCCCACCATCCGTTTCTATTAGGCGATACGGCCCTCCGTATTGGGGCCGCTCAAAACCTCCCTGTAGTTTTTACTTACCATACCATGTATGAGCAGTATACCCATTATGTTCCGGCTGACTCCCCCCGGCTCAAGCGCTTTGCCATTGATCTGGCGAGTGGTTACTGCAACCTTTGCGATGGTGTTATCGCCCCTAGCGACAGTATTGCAAGGATACTCCGGCAACGGGGCTTGAAGGTGCCGATGGAGGTGATTCCTACTGGCGTGGAGGTAGAATACTTTGTCCGCGGTGATGGTCAAGCCTTCCGGCGCGACCAGGGCATCCCCGCCGACGCTTTTCTCGTCGGCCATATTGGCAGGCTCGCCCCGGAGAAAAATTTGAACTTCCTTTCCAATGCTGTCGCTCAGTTCCTGCTGCAAAATGAGAAGGCTCGTTTTTTAGTGGCGGGCGACGGGCCTTCAGCACCCGAGATCAAGCGCTTGTTTGAGTCCCTGGGCCTCGGTAGCCGCTTGGACTTCATTGGCATCTTGAAAGGGAGCGATCTTGCAAATGCTTACCAGGCCATGGATGTATTCGTATTCGCCTCCCAGAGCGAAACCCAAGGTTTGGTGCTGGCCGAGGCGATGGCCGCGAGCACGCCAGTGGTCGCCCTTGATGCCCCTGGGGTCCGTGAAGTGGTCATTGATCATCGAAATGGACGCTTGCTGTTCCAAGAAGATGCCAAGGAGTTTGCAGCGGCTCTATCCTGGATGTGCTCTCTTACCCCAGCCGAACGTCGAAATTTTGAAGAGGCGGCTAGGGAAACGGCTAATCACTTTTCTATGACCCGATGCGCCCACCGAGCCCTCAAATTTTACAATGCCATGCAAGCCAAGGTGCCGTCTCTCAAATCCATCGAAAGAAGTCATTGGGCCATTGCCAGGCACCGGATCGAGATCGAGTGGGAAATTATGAGGAATATCGCGGCAGCAGTCAGTGATTCGGTTCGGACCCCCTCAGGAAATAATTCTCCATAGGTTAGGTTGTTCCCCGTCTCTATTTTCCTTTGTCCCTGTCGGTAGGTTCTAACATAGAGCCGTAGGGGAGCGCAGTGAAACCCCCTGCTACCCGCCAAGGTTTTCCAGCCGCTTCTCAATGTGAGATAAAGGCCGGCCCTTAGCCGGCTTTTACCTCAACACGGTGTTTTGTCTGCCGCGTTTTAGGCAGGGAAATCCATAATACCCCGCGGCGATACTTGGCGCGAGCCTCGCTTTCATTGACCTCGGTGGGTAAGGGCAGGGCCCGTTCAAAGCGCCCATAGGCCCGTTCCATCATATAATAGCGTCCCTCGCTTTGTTCCCGCTCTACCCGCTTTTCACCTCGGACAACCAGGGTGTTGTCAATGACTTCGATATCAAAATCGCTGACTTCCATGCCGGGGACTTCCAGCCGAACGGTCACGGTTTTATCATCCTCTTGGACTTCAGCGGCGAGTAGCCCCCAACGGGAGGCACTCTCCATGATCTGGTCTTCCGTGGTTTCCAGTTGTCCTCGCTGGGTCGTTGGTGAAAAGTGGGTGAGGGCTTGGCTTGCCCGTTCCCGCAGGTGATGCCAACCCTCGGTGAGGTAATCCCAAGCACGGGAGGCACCTTTATGGATTTGCTCTAGGGGAGACATCCTCATTACTCCTTTTCTAGACCTTCAGTTATCCGTTTCATCGTGGCTCTTTGAGGCTGAGCCCTTGGCTTAGCCTTCAACCGTAATTTTACGGGGCTGCGCTTGTTGGCTTTTCGGGATCGCCAACTCCAGGACACCGTTTTGAGAACGGGCACTGACCTTGGCGGCATCGACCGTATTGGGCAATGCAAAGCGCCGTAAAAAGCTGCCGCTGACCCGTTCTGCCCGCTTATAACTTTGTTGTTCCCCGGAGTGGAGGGTTTCCCGGTGGCCTTTGAGCGTGAGAGTGCCTTTATCCAGGGTCACCTCAATATCCTTGGCTTCAACGCCCGGTAGATCAGCATAAATGACAAAACGATCCGCCTCTTCTTTGATGTCTACGGCGGGAACCCAATCGCTGGTGGCAAGCTCGGCTTCGGTTTGAGCGTGCCGTAGGGGGTTGACCTCAAAGAGGCGATTGACTTCCCTTTGCAACTGGTTGAGCATGTCAAAAGGTTCATAGTGTCTAATAGCCATTTTCTCTTTTCCTCCTGGGATGGGAGTTTTAATTAAGTTCGGGAGCGCGGTTACTGGTCCCTTCTTAGCAAAAGAAATGGGGATGATTTCGAGCGCTTTCAAGGGGGCACTGTTGGAGTTTCGCCATGACTGAGTGCGGTTCGGTCCCTCCTCCCCTTGTCAGCCTGGAGAATTCGCGTTTCTCAGCAGTCCTCGGGCGGTGGCTAGGCCACGGCCCTTGGGGTCTTCACCGCTCCACGCGCTTTATCGGTTCCGGCGCTCCCCGCCGTACCCAACATCAAAACATTCTTGGCCGCGTTAATATCCCGGTCGTGCTCCGTTCCACAGTCCGGGCATTCCCACTCGCGAACTTTGAGCGGCATGGACTCTTGAATAGTCCCGCACTCAGAGCACCTCTTGCTGGTGGGTGCCCAGCGGTCCACGATAAACACTTCCCGGCCATAGCTGCTTTGTACTCCATTTGCCGCTTGAGCTCATACAGCCCGCAATCCGCAACGGCTTTGCTCAAGCGGCGGTTTCTCAACATCCCTGTGATATTCAAATCCTCCAGACAAATCACTGGGTTCTCGTTGACTATCTTGGAGGATTGTTGGTGCAGAAAATCCCGGCGGCTATCGGCTATCCGGGCATGGATACGCGCCACTTTTTGCTGTTGATGGCGGCAACGCTGAGAGCTTTTCTTTTTCTTGCTCAGGCGACGCTGAGCCTTTTTCAATTGACGGGCATATTGATAGGTATATTTAGGCGCACCGGACTTATACCCACTAGAGGTGACCCCCACATCCTTAACCCCCACATCCACCCCAACAGCGTTCTTGCGGGCAGGCAGAGCGGCAATCTCCACCTCACAGGCCATGCTGACAAAATAACGGCCAGCGGGGTCTTTACTGACCGTCACCATTTTGGGGATACCCATCATCCTGCGAGACCATTTCAGCTTAAGCGCCCCAAGCTTTGGCAGCTTCAACAACTTGCTTTCGGCGTTGAAATTCTTCGCCACATGGCGTTGGTCCAATTGATAGCGTACCGATTGGGTCTGATGGCGTCTCTTAAAGCGGGGATACTTGCCCCGACCGGCGAAGAAGTTTTTAAACGCCCTATCTTGGTCCCTCAGTTTTTGGGTATGGCAACTGGCGGTGGCTTCGCTCAGCCAGGGGCATTCCGTTTGCTTCAGTGCCGTCAATTGGCGGCTGAGGCTGATAGTGTTCAGCGACTCGCCCTGCGCTTGATACGCCTTCGTTCGCGTTTCCAACGCCCAATTCCACACATAGCGGGCATGGCCGAATTCAATGGCCAATTGCCGCTTTTGCGTGGGTGTGGGGTAAAACCTGAATTTGTAGCCCCGTTGCGTTACCACGCAGCCATCATGCCACAACTGTCGCCTATGGCAAAAGAGTACTCAAGGGCTGGCCAACTACGCAAAACGCGAATTCATGGCCAAACGCGAGTAATCGGCCCTCGCGCTCGACGCGCCGTTTCACTTCGCACTCTCGCTAGGGGGGCGTCGTGCATCCATGCACTCCTTCAAGGCGAATTAGCTTGCGTGTTGAGCAGCTTCCAAGTTCTCGCTGGCCATTAGCCAGGCTTCCTCTGTCTCGATGAGGGTTTGTTCTAGGCGCGCTTGTTTCATGAGCAGGGCTTTGAGATGTTCTTTTTGTTGCGGATCCTGGTATAAATCGGGATGAGCTAATTCTTGGTCGAGGGTTGATTTCTCCGCCTGTAGTTTTTCCAATGTTCCTTCGATTTCATCAAGCTTTTTTTGTAATGGCTGTAAAATGCGGCGGCGCTCTGCTTCTTGCCGCCGGCGTTCCTTGCGGGCAGCGGCATGGTGGGGTTCAGAAGGAGGCTCCCGAGGGGTTTCCTCGGTGCTACTTTGGCGCTGGCTGAGCCACTGCTGGTAGTTCTCCAAATCCCCATCGAAGGGGGAAGCGGTATGATCGGCCACCAACCAAAAGATATCCGTGGTGCTGCGCAGGAGGTGGCGATCGTGGGAGACCACCACCATGGCCCCTTCAAAATCTTGAAGGGCGGCGGTCAAGGCATGGCGCATTTCCAAATCAAGATGGTTAGTGGGTTCATCCAGCAGCAGCAGATTGGGGCGTTGAGACACGAGCAAAGCCAGGGCGAGGCGGGCTTTTTCCCCCCCTGAAAAAGGGGCTACCGGTTCTAAGGCCTGATCGCCACGGAAATTGAAGCCCCCGAGAAAATCCCGCATCTCTTTCTCGGTGGCGGTCGGGGTTAGTTGTTGCAGATGTTGGAGTGGGCTTTGATGGGCGTTGAGTTGCTCTATTTGATGTTGGGCGAAGTAGCCGATGCGCAAATCCGGTGAGCTGTCCACAGTGCCGGTACGCGCCTGCAGTTCTCCGGCGAGCAATTTAATGAGGGTGGATTTGCCGGCCCCATTGGGTCCAAGCAGGCCAATACGGTCCCCGGGGATCAAATCTAGGTTGACTCGGCTCAGCACTTCCCACTGATCGTAACCGATGGCCACTTGACGGAGGCGCAGGAGGTTGGCGGGGAGCTTTTCCGGTTGAGGCAGAGAAAAGTGAAAGGGGGAATGGATATGGGCCGGGGCAATCCGCTCCATGCGCTGTAGGGCCTTGAGGCGGCTTTGGGCTTGGCGCGCTTTGGTTGCTTTGGCCCGGAAGCGGTCCACAAAGCGCTGGATATGGGCAATTTCCCGCTGTTGCTTTTGGTAGCTGGCCTGTTGTTGGGCCAATTGCTCAGCCCGGTACCGTTCAAACTCAGAGTAATTCCCGCGATAGTAATCGACGGTCTTGTTTTCAATGTGGGCAATATGGTCCACCACCCGGTCGAGTAGTTCCCGGTCATGGGAGATCAGCAACAGGGTACCGGGGTAAGTGCTTAACCAACCCTCTAGCCATAACACGGCATCCAAGTCTAGGTGGTTGGTGGGCTCGTCCAAGAGCAGTAAGTCGGAACGGCACATGAGGGCTTGGGCAAGATTGAGACGCATCCGCCAGCCACCGGAAAAAGCCCGTACCGGGAGGGTTTCCT encodes the following:
- a CDS encoding ATP-binding cassette domain-containing protein; the encoded protein is MLSFQNISLRRGSRLLFEHFNLTIHPGQRVGLTGANGCGKSSLFDLILGQLQPDAGEFNRPSQWVLAHVAQETPAVETPALDYVLDGDTELRFLQAELAKAEQAGDGTAQGTIHARIEAIDGYTAPVRAVKLMHGLGFTADQETLPVRAFSGGWRMRLNLAQALMCRSDLLLLDEPTNHLDLDAVLWLEGWLSTYPGTLLLISHDRELLDRVVDHIAHIENKTVDYYRGNYSEFERYRAEQLAQQQASYQKQQREIAHIQRFVDRFRAKATKARQAQSRLKALQRMERIAPAHIHSPFHFSLPQPEKLPANLLRLRQVAIGYDQWEVLSRVNLDLIPGDRIGLLGPNGAGKSTLIKLLAGELQARTGTVDSSPDLRIGYFAQHQIEQLNAHQSPLQHLQQLTPTATEKEMRDFLGGFNFRGDQALEPVAPFSGGEKARLALALLVSQRPNLLLLDEPTNHLDLEMRHALTAALQDFEGAMVVVSHDRHLLRSTTDIFWLVADHTASPFDGDLENYQQWLSQRQSSTEETPREPPSEPHHAAARKERRRQEAERRRILQPLQKKLDEIEGTLEKLQAEKSTLDQELAHPDLYQDPQQKEHLKALLMKQARLEQTLIETEEAWLMASENLEAAQHAS
- a CDS encoding Hsp20/alpha crystallin family protein — protein: MSPLEQIHKGASRAWDYLTEGWHHLRERASQALTHFSPTTQRGQLETTEDQIMESASRWGLLAAEVQEDDKTVTVRLEVPGMEVSDFDIEVIDNTLVVRGEKRVEREQSEGRYYMMERAYGRFERALPLPTEVNESEARAKYRRGVLWISLPKTRQTKHRVEVKAG
- a CDS encoding glycosyltransferase: MLTNTFTPHVGGVARSISNFTAEYRRLGHQVLVVAPLFEGTPLQEQDVIRIPAIEHFRGSDFSIPLPVPGRLAAALKKFAPDVLHSHHPFLLGDTALRIGAAQNLPVVFTYHTMYEQYTHYVPADSPRLKRFAIDLASGYCNLCDGVIAPSDSIARILRQRGLKVPMEVIPTGVEVEYFVRGDGQAFRRDQGIPADAFLVGHIGRLAPEKNLNFLSNAVAQFLLQNEKARFLVAGDGPSAPEIKRLFESLGLGSRLDFIGILKGSDLANAYQAMDVFVFASQSETQGLVLAEAMAASTPVVALDAPGVREVVIDHRNGRLLFQEDAKEFAAALSWMCSLTPAERRNFEEAARETANHFSMTRCAHRALKFYNAMQAKVPSLKSIERSHWAIARHRIEIEWEIMRNIAAAVSDSVRTPSGNNSP
- a CDS encoding Hsp20/alpha crystallin family protein codes for the protein MAIRHYEPFDMLNQLQREVNRLFEVNPLRHAQTEAELATSDWVPAVDIKEEADRFVIYADLPGVEAKDIEVTLDKGTLTLKGHRETLHSGEQQSYKRAERVSGSFLRRFALPNTVDAAKVSARSQNGVLELAIPKSQQAQPRKITVEG